A single Natrinema pellirubrum DSM 15624 DNA region contains:
- a CDS encoding DUF7471 family protein, translated as MVPAMSVAEGWLDPQLAPVLVAIIVLAALGTTALFVVGVAAYARRRTARYCLIAVVLGVLVVRSITGLGTVLGLVPMTVHHLVEHGFDFLIALLLLYAIYRSGTAGDGRAAEFDD; from the coding sequence ATGGTGCCCGCAATGTCGGTCGCCGAGGGGTGGCTCGACCCGCAACTCGCGCCCGTCCTCGTCGCGATCATCGTGCTGGCCGCGCTCGGGACGACCGCGCTGTTCGTCGTCGGCGTCGCCGCCTACGCCCGGCGTCGAACGGCTCGTTACTGTTTGATCGCGGTCGTACTGGGTGTGCTTGTCGTCCGGTCGATAACCGGACTGGGAACCGTCCTCGGGCTCGTCCCGATGACGGTCCATCACCTCGTCGAACACGGCTTCGACTTCCTGATCGCACTCTTGCTTCTCTACGCGATCTATCGGAGCGGCACGGCTGGCGACGGCCGAGCCGCCGAGTTCGACGACTAG
- a CDS encoding cupin domain-containing protein, with translation MDHDVVHTDDVPMTDLSEVEEIPPDLRIRALDDFFDTDAVNLKLWYFEPGEEIKYHAHAEQEELYYVLEGEFSLKLGRSGEAEYVDAAPGTFWVAKPEVGHGHRNVGDEEGVVLAIGAPAVEDPGLDPHGLDEE, from the coding sequence ATGGACCACGACGTTGTCCACACCGACGATGTCCCGATGACCGACCTCTCCGAGGTCGAAGAAATCCCACCGGACCTGCGGATCCGCGCGCTCGATGACTTCTTCGACACCGACGCGGTCAACCTGAAGCTGTGGTACTTCGAGCCCGGCGAGGAGATCAAGTATCACGCCCACGCCGAGCAGGAGGAGTTATACTACGTCCTCGAAGGGGAGTTCTCGCTGAAACTCGGTCGCTCGGGCGAGGCAGAGTACGTCGACGCGGCCCCCGGAACGTTCTGGGTCGCCAAGCCGGAGGTCGGCCACGGCCACCGCAACGTCGGCGACGAGGAAGGCGTCGTCCTCGCGATCGGCGCACCTGCGGTCGAGGACCCGGGGCTGGATCCCCACGGGCTCGACGAGGAGTAG
- a CDS encoding DUF547 domain-containing protein has translation MSTQLDPLSLSADLLYTVKTEGDAEPLRDHLATIDRSRLERALSSREGKLAFWLNCYNAYAQLLLESEEPDLHEGGLLEAWKFFARDRVPVGGVWLSLNDIEHGLLRSSKLPWGMGYLPRPFPSSFERQFRLDDCDPRIHFAISHATDHCPPIAVYSPQDVDEELDIAIEWFLEENVSYDRETETATVPQLFRRYRGDFGGRRGIVAFLREYNAVPADAGPSLEYERVDHSAELDVDLEGDEVRR, from the coding sequence ATGTCGACTCAGCTCGATCCCCTTTCCCTCTCGGCCGATCTCCTGTATACGGTCAAGACCGAGGGCGACGCCGAGCCGTTGCGAGACCACCTCGCGACGATCGATCGGTCGCGGTTGGAGCGGGCGCTGTCCAGCCGCGAGGGGAAACTCGCCTTCTGGCTCAACTGTTACAACGCCTACGCCCAGCTCCTGCTGGAGTCGGAGGAGCCGGACCTCCACGAGGGCGGGCTGCTCGAGGCGTGGAAGTTCTTCGCCCGCGATCGGGTCCCCGTCGGCGGCGTCTGGCTGAGTCTCAACGACATCGAACACGGGCTGCTCCGGAGTTCGAAGCTGCCGTGGGGAATGGGCTATCTCCCGCGCCCGTTTCCCTCCTCGTTCGAACGGCAGTTTCGCCTCGACGACTGCGATCCCCGGATCCACTTCGCGATCAGTCACGCGACGGATCACTGTCCGCCGATCGCGGTCTACTCTCCCCAAGACGTCGACGAGGAACTCGACATCGCCATCGAGTGGTTCTTAGAGGAAAACGTCAGCTACGACCGGGAAACCGAGACGGCGACGGTCCCCCAACTCTTCCGACGCTATCGCGGCGACTTCGGCGGCCGCCGCGGCATCGTGGCGTTCCTCCGGGAGTACAACGCGGTCCCGGCCGACGCCGGCCCCTCGCTCGAATACGAACGGGTCGACCACTCCGCCGAGTTGGACGTCGATCTGGAGGGCGACGAGGTCCGGCGGTAG
- a CDS encoding HIT family protein, translating into MEQVFAPWRIEWIEREDKNADIEDCVFCELPHQDSDRENLIVARSEHAFVMLNNYPYNPGHAMVIPHTHTGEYAALEDPILLDHARLKQRTFDALDAALEPNGFNAGLNLGDGAGGSIDDHLHTHIVPRWEGDTNFMPVIGDTSVIVEALDETYDRVREAFAAQEGATVAGEDDAISFE; encoded by the coding sequence ATGGAGCAGGTGTTCGCACCGTGGCGGATCGAGTGGATCGAACGCGAGGACAAAAACGCCGATATCGAGGACTGCGTTTTCTGTGAACTGCCCCATCAGGACTCGGATCGGGAGAATTTGATCGTTGCGCGAAGCGAACACGCGTTCGTCATGCTGAACAACTACCCCTACAACCCGGGCCACGCGATGGTGATTCCACACACCCACACCGGCGAGTACGCGGCCCTTGAAGACCCGATCCTGCTCGATCACGCCCGCTTGAAACAGCGAACCTTCGACGCGCTCGATGCCGCACTCGAGCCGAACGGGTTCAACGCCGGCTTGAACCTCGGTGACGGGGCCGGCGGCTCCATCGACGACCACCTCCACACCCATATCGTCCCGCGATGGGAGGGGGATACCAACTTCATGCCGGTCATCGGCGACACCTCGGTGATCGTCGAAGCGCTCGACGAAACGTACGACCGCGTGCGCGAGGCCTTCGCCGCACAGGAGGGGGCGACCGTCGCCGGCGAAGACGACGCGATCAGCTTCGAGTAG
- a CDS encoding tRNA (N(6)-L-threonylcarbamoyladenosine(37)-C(2))-methylthiotransferase translates to MARYHIETYGCTSNRGESREIERRLRDAGHYRVDGPEQADVAILNTCTVVEKTERNMLRRAEELADETADLFITGCMALAQGEEFARADVDGQVLHWDEVPEAVTNGECPTTTPDAEPILDGVVGILPIARGCMSDCSYCITKQATGKIDSPSIEENVEKARALIHAGAKEIRITGQDTGVYGWDEGERKLHRLLERICAIEGDFRVRVGMANPKGVHGIREDLADVFAENDELYDFLHAPVQSGSDDVLGDMRRQHQVEEYLEVVEAFDERLDYWTLSTDFIVGFPTETDHDHAQSMALLRETRPEKINVTRFSKRPGTDAAELKGLGGTIKKERSKEMSEVKREIVGEAYADMVGEVREDCLVVEDGTADSVKCRDSAYRQIIVQNADDYGIAPGDFVDLEITAHETMYAFGEPV, encoded by the coding sequence ATGGCCCGGTATCACATCGAAACCTACGGCTGCACGTCCAACCGCGGGGAGAGCCGCGAGATCGAGCGGCGACTCCGAGACGCGGGCCACTACCGGGTCGACGGCCCCGAACAGGCCGACGTCGCCATCCTCAACACCTGTACCGTCGTCGAGAAGACCGAACGCAACATGCTCCGGCGGGCCGAGGAACTGGCAGACGAGACGGCGGATCTCTTCATCACGGGGTGTATGGCCCTGGCCCAGGGTGAGGAATTCGCACGGGCCGACGTGGACGGGCAGGTACTGCACTGGGACGAGGTCCCGGAAGCGGTCACCAACGGCGAGTGCCCGACGACGACCCCCGACGCCGAGCCGATCTTAGACGGCGTCGTCGGCATCCTCCCGATCGCACGGGGCTGTATGTCCGACTGTTCGTACTGTATCACCAAGCAGGCCACCGGCAAGATCGACTCCCCGTCGATCGAGGAAAACGTCGAGAAGGCCCGGGCACTGATCCACGCCGGCGCGAAGGAGATTCGTATCACCGGTCAGGACACCGGCGTCTACGGCTGGGACGAGGGCGAGCGCAAACTCCACCGCCTGCTCGAGCGGATCTGTGCGATCGAGGGCGACTTCCGCGTGCGAGTGGGGATGGCCAACCCGAAGGGCGTCCACGGCATCCGCGAGGACCTCGCCGATGTCTTCGCCGAAAACGACGAACTCTACGACTTCCTGCACGCACCCGTCCAGTCGGGCAGCGACGACGTTCTCGGGGACATGCGCCGCCAGCACCAGGTCGAGGAGTATCTCGAGGTCGTCGAGGCCTTCGACGAGCGACTGGACTACTGGACGCTGTCGACGGACTTCATCGTCGGCTTCCCGACCGAGACCGATCACGACCACGCGCAGTCGATGGCCCTGCTTCGCGAGACCCGGCCGGAAAAGATCAACGTCACGCGCTTTTCGAAGCGGCCCGGCACCGATGCCGCCGAGCTGAAGGGGCTTGGCGGGACGATCAAGAAGGAACGCTCGAAGGAGATGAGCGAAGTCAAGCGCGAGATCGTCGGCGAGGCCTACGCCGACATGGTCGGCGAGGTCCGCGAGGACTGTCTCGTCGTCGAGGACGGCACCGCCGATTCGGTGAAGTGTCGTGACTCGGCCTACCGGCAGATAATCGTCCAAAACGCCGACGACTACGGCATAGCGCCCGGCGACTTCGTCGACCTCGAGATCACGGCCCACGAGACGATGTACGCCTTCGGCGAGCCCGTGTAG
- a CDS encoding amphi-Trp domain-containing protein: MVASDEPDDEFELERAHDRTELAAVFREFATAFESGRPVRLNGEGRSVRVAVPERVVAAFEAGLGADEPQVGELEIELEWDDPADSSVRITDHPADGDAAGGDRDETSTAADVDPAAAVMPLEGLTGDDSPEDGGTEATPVTAEGDDTAAIDETSETGRTSRFEVYEDRGGEWRWRLVHWNGNIVADSGEGYASRSNAERAARSVMRIAPNATIQRLE; the protein is encoded by the coding sequence ATGGTGGCTTCCGACGAACCCGACGACGAGTTCGAACTCGAGCGCGCACACGACCGAACGGAACTCGCGGCCGTCTTCCGCGAGTTCGCGACCGCCTTCGAGTCCGGTCGCCCGGTCCGGCTGAACGGCGAGGGACGAAGCGTCAGGGTCGCCGTCCCCGAGCGGGTCGTCGCGGCGTTCGAGGCCGGACTCGGGGCCGACGAACCCCAGGTCGGTGAACTCGAGATCGAACTCGAGTGGGACGATCCGGCCGACTCGAGCGTACGGATCACCGACCACCCGGCCGACGGCGACGCTGCGGGTGGTGATCGGGACGAGACGTCGACTGCGGCCGACGTCGACCCCGCGGCAGCGGTGATGCCGCTCGAGGGACTCACCGGCGACGACTCACCGGAAGACGGCGGGACGGAGGCGACGCCGGTGACGGCCGAGGGGGACGACACGGCAGCGATCGACGAGACGAGCGAGACCGGCCGGACGAGCCGGTTCGAGGTCTACGAGGACAGGGGCGGCGAGTGGCGCTGGCGGCTCGTCCACTGGAACGGCAACATCGTCGCCGACAGCGGCGAGGGGTACGCCTCGCGGTCAAACGCCGAACGCGCGGCCAGAAGCGTGATGCGAATCGCGCCGAACGCGACGATCCAACGCCTCGAGTGA
- a CDS encoding cold-shock protein, whose translation MAKGNVDFFNDTGGYGFISTEDADDDVFFHMEDVGGPDLEEGTEIEFDIEQAPKGPRATNVVRN comes from the coding sequence ATGGCGAAAGGCAACGTTGATTTCTTCAACGACACAGGCGGCTACGGTTTCATTTCGACTGAGGATGCGGACGATGACGTGTTCTTCCACATGGAAGACGTCGGCGGCCCGGACCTCGAGGAAGGCACCGAGATCGAGTTCGACATCGAACAGGCCCCCAAGGGTCCTCGCGCGACGAACGTCGTCCGCAACTAA
- the map gene encoding type II methionyl aminopeptidase, with amino-acid sequence MAESDVDLESEKYEKHREAGEILAQVRAEAAERVEVGTSHLEVATWAEDRIRELGGEPAFPVNISVDEEAAHATPSIDDETTFGEEMINLDIGVHVDGWLADTAVTVDLSGNPELAEASEQALEAALDIVEPGVGTGEIGAEIEDVIDGYGYNPVVNLTGHGLGHWEQHTSPNIPNRAVSQGTTLEVGDVVAIEPFATDGGGKVSEGASEEIFSLEREGTVRNRQARDALEQITEEFRTLPFATRWLETDRPEMALRRLKRNDIVHSYPVLKEDDGFLVSQKEHTIIVTEDGCEVTTE; translated from the coding sequence ATGGCCGAATCCGACGTGGACCTCGAGTCCGAAAAGTACGAGAAACACCGCGAGGCGGGCGAGATCCTCGCGCAGGTACGCGCGGAGGCCGCCGAGCGCGTCGAGGTCGGCACGAGCCACCTCGAGGTCGCGACGTGGGCCGAAGATCGCATCCGCGAACTGGGCGGCGAACCCGCCTTCCCCGTCAATATCTCCGTCGACGAGGAGGCGGCCCACGCGACGCCGTCGATCGACGACGAGACGACATTCGGCGAAGAGATGATCAACTTAGACATCGGCGTCCACGTCGACGGCTGGCTGGCCGACACCGCCGTCACCGTCGACCTCTCCGGCAATCCGGAACTCGCCGAGGCCTCCGAACAGGCCTTAGAGGCCGCGCTCGACATCGTCGAACCCGGCGTCGGGACCGGCGAGATCGGAGCCGAGATCGAAGACGTCATCGACGGCTACGGCTACAACCCCGTCGTCAACCTCACCGGACACGGGCTGGGCCACTGGGAGCAACACACCAGTCCGAACATCCCCAACCGCGCCGTCTCGCAGGGGACGACGCTGGAGGTCGGCGATGTCGTCGCGATCGAACCGTTCGCGACCGACGGCGGCGGCAAGGTCTCGGAGGGTGCAAGCGAGGAGATCTTCTCGCTCGAGCGCGAGGGCACCGTCCGCAACCGGCAGGCCCGCGATGCCCTGGAGCAGATCACCGAGGAGTTCCGGACGCTGCCGTTTGCGACCCGCTGGCTCGAGACGGACCGGCCGGAGATGGCGCTGCGGCGGCTCAAGCGCAACGACATCGTCCACAGCTATCCGGTTCTCAAGGAAGACGACGGCTTCCTCGTCAGCCAGAAGGAACACACGATCATCGTCACCGAGGACGGCTGCGAAGTAACGACTGAATAA
- a CDS encoding AI-2E family transporter, which yields MGVNISKGFLLVLVGLFAYLSLLLVLPFSQYVLGAILIAYVLYPLQQRLEERVAPPIAAFALVGLAVAGFVVPLVVIVAAIASDARRLLEQVNTDSIQLGELERAIEEQTGQTVDLPSALADAAQNVGTMVLESSTEWFSAITHTLIGLGLAIFLLYYLLKDGSDLLTWMRELTPLPDDVQDDFYQELDEVMWAVLAGHVMIAIIQGTLAGLGLLATGVPNAAFWTAIMIILSLIPLIGSFMVWGPAVIYLFLIEEPLLAVALFVYSMIVVGLSDDYLRPILVDRYAELNPAVIILGVLGGVYAFGVMGLFYGPVVLGALIAVLDVMNDHYDRLADEPGMR from the coding sequence ATGGGCGTGAATATCAGCAAGGGATTTCTGCTCGTTCTCGTCGGGCTCTTCGCCTATCTCTCCCTGTTGCTCGTGTTGCCGTTCTCCCAGTACGTCCTCGGCGCTATTCTCATCGCGTACGTTCTGTATCCGCTCCAGCAACGCCTCGAGGAGCGGGTCGCGCCCCCGATCGCCGCGTTCGCGCTCGTCGGGCTCGCGGTCGCTGGCTTCGTCGTCCCGCTGGTCGTCATTGTCGCCGCAATCGCCAGCGATGCCCGGCGGCTCCTCGAGCAGGTCAACACCGACTCCATCCAACTCGGCGAACTCGAGCGTGCCATCGAGGAACAGACCGGGCAGACGGTCGATCTCCCGTCGGCGCTGGCCGACGCGGCACAGAACGTCGGGACGATGGTCCTCGAGAGTTCGACCGAGTGGTTCAGCGCGATCACCCACACGCTGATCGGGCTCGGGCTCGCGATCTTCCTGCTGTACTACCTGCTCAAGGACGGTAGCGACCTGCTGACGTGGATGCGAGAGCTGACGCCGCTACCTGACGACGTACAGGACGACTTTTATCAGGAACTGGACGAGGTCATGTGGGCCGTCCTCGCCGGCCACGTCATGATCGCGATCATTCAGGGGACCCTCGCGGGACTGGGACTGCTGGCGACCGGCGTCCCGAACGCGGCGTTCTGGACGGCGATCATGATCATTCTGTCGCTGATCCCACTGATCGGGTCGTTCATGGTTTGGGGACCCGCCGTGATCTATCTCTTCCTGATCGAGGAGCCGCTGCTTGCGGTCGCGCTGTTCGTCTACAGTATGATCGTCGTGGGCCTGTCCGACGACTATCTCCGTCCCATCCTCGTCGATCGGTACGCGGAACTCAACCCCGCCGTCATCATCCTCGGGGTCCTCGGCGGTGTCTACGCGTTCGGCGTCATGGGACTGTTCTACGGGCCCGTCGTCCTCGGCGCGCTGATCGCCGTTCTCGACGTGATGAACGACCACTACGACCGGCTCGCGGACGAGCCCGGGATGCGGTGA
- a CDS encoding universal stress protein gives MTESTVESDGSSEYRVLVPLSNPRTERHLIELASTLAADRGGVVHAVHIVQVPDQTPLDRGAEQLERIDAESEKLLERARDHAAEYDAPLETTTIVSHRSFEEIFDAARTHDADQVVMGWGGDRPWTAGRAEGPLDEVARDLPCDFLVLKDRGYDPSRILLPTAGGPDSDLGAEVARTLRSATGASIDLLHVVDDESEREAGERFLTEWAADHDIGDAVLTVDTSGDVERAIAREATDETLVIVGATERGLLSRLVRGSIVSDVVDDLECSVLLAERPTERSLRERLFGRSSDEE, from the coding sequence ATGACCGAGTCGACGGTCGAGTCCGACGGCTCGAGCGAGTACCGGGTCCTCGTGCCGCTCTCGAACCCCCGCACGGAACGGCATCTGATCGAACTGGCCAGCACGCTGGCCGCCGACCGCGGCGGCGTCGTCCACGCGGTCCACATCGTGCAGGTCCCCGACCAGACGCCGCTGGACCGCGGTGCCGAGCAGCTCGAGCGGATCGACGCCGAGTCCGAGAAACTGCTCGAGCGGGCCCGCGACCACGCCGCGGAGTACGACGCGCCGCTGGAGACGACGACGATCGTCTCGCACCGGTCGTTCGAGGAGATCTTCGATGCCGCACGCACCCACGACGCCGATCAGGTAGTCATGGGCTGGGGCGGCGACCGACCGTGGACGGCGGGCCGTGCCGAAGGGCCACTCGACGAAGTCGCCCGCGACCTCCCGTGTGACTTCCTCGTGCTGAAAGACCGCGGGTACGATCCGAGCCGGATCCTCCTGCCGACCGCCGGCGGGCCCGACTCCGATCTCGGCGCGGAGGTCGCGCGGACGCTGCGCTCGGCGACCGGGGCCTCGATCGACCTGCTCCACGTCGTCGACGACGAGAGCGAGCGCGAGGCCGGCGAACGGTTCCTCACCGAGTGGGCCGCCGATCACGACATCGGCGACGCCGTACTGACCGTCGATACGTCGGGCGACGTCGAGCGGGCGATCGCCCGCGAGGCCACCGACGAGACGCTCGTGATCGTCGGCGCGACCGAGCGCGGGCTACTCTCGCGGCTCGTCCGCGGCTCGATCGTCTCCGACGTCGTCGACGACCTCGAGTGTTCCGTGCTGCTGGCCGAGCGCCCGACCGAGCGGTCGCTGCGCGAGCGGCTGTTCGGTCGCTCGAGCGACGAAGAATAG
- a CDS encoding glutaredoxin family protein, with the protein MVTLYQLEGCPYCELVADRLDELDVEYDSVWVEGLHSKRNEVKRISGQRQVPVIVDEDRGITMAESERIVDYLDATYA; encoded by the coding sequence ATGGTTACCCTGTACCAACTCGAGGGCTGTCCGTACTGCGAACTCGTCGCCGACCGCCTCGACGAACTCGACGTCGAGTACGACAGCGTCTGGGTCGAAGGACTCCACTCGAAACGCAACGAGGTCAAGCGTATCTCCGGCCAGCGGCAGGTCCCGGTCATCGTCGACGAGGACCGTGGGATCACGATGGCCGAGTCCGAGCGGATCGTCGACTATCTCGACGCGACCTACGCCTGA
- a CDS encoding winged helix-turn-helix domain-containing protein, whose protein sequence is MNESADRPTRCPREKRDGEMGCDPYRVMDLLNDDDARAVYLYAEEPTTVNEIAEALDLPQSTAYRKVENLEEAGLLSQLNERSRTGMPAHYTQAMDHVSVTYDDPLRIECECNGRTLYCEH, encoded by the coding sequence ATGAACGAGTCAGCCGACCGGCCGACCCGCTGTCCGCGGGAGAAACGGGACGGCGAGATGGGCTGTGATCCCTATCGGGTCATGGACCTGCTCAACGACGACGACGCGCGAGCGGTGTATCTGTACGCCGAGGAGCCGACGACGGTAAACGAGATCGCCGAGGCGCTGGATCTCCCGCAGTCGACGGCCTATCGGAAGGTCGAGAACTTGGAGGAAGCGGGACTGCTCTCACAGCTCAACGAGCGGTCGCGGACCGGCATGCCCGCCCATTACACGCAGGCCATGGATCACGTGTCCGTGACCTACGACGATCCGCTCCGGATCGAGTGTGAGTGCAACGGCAGGACGCTGTACTGTGAACACTGA
- a CDS encoding DUF7835 family putative zinc beta-ribbon protein, with amino-acid sequence MATTDDSFNGMTEHCEECELETLHEVSVQIRTESIKQENAQFSREPYRVSECQRCGNRSSQRMNNA; translated from the coding sequence ATGGCAACGACTGACGACTCCTTTAACGGGATGACCGAACACTGCGAGGAGTGCGAGTTGGAAACGCTTCACGAGGTTTCGGTCCAGATCAGAACCGAGAGCATCAAACAGGAGAACGCCCAGTTCTCCCGCGAACCGTACCGCGTGAGCGAGTGCCAGCGCTGTGGCAATCGCTCGAGCCAGCGGATGAACAACGCCTGA
- a CDS encoding redoxin domain-containing protein, whose protein sequence is MPPIEGETVPEFEALLCDGETFRSTALSAALGERGGVVIATGFAFSAIAQNWWKQFVRAGWDEFEDVAVLGISRDGPYAQNEFLRWLDEPGFRFFADVDGEVSESLELLADRDHMADVSTPWRSAFVLDADREVQYAFVADDWISPLPREEIEAAVAEL, encoded by the coding sequence ATGCCACCGATCGAGGGTGAGACGGTGCCGGAGTTCGAGGCGCTGTTGTGTGACGGCGAGACGTTCCGGTCGACGGCGCTGTCCGCGGCGCTCGGCGAGCGCGGCGGCGTCGTGATCGCGACCGGCTTCGCGTTCAGCGCGATCGCACAGAACTGGTGGAAACAGTTCGTTCGGGCCGGCTGGGACGAGTTCGAGGACGTCGCCGTCCTCGGGATCAGTCGGGACGGTCCGTACGCACAAAACGAGTTCCTGCGCTGGCTGGACGAGCCCGGGTTCCGCTTTTTCGCCGATGTCGACGGTGAGGTCAGCGAGTCGCTCGAGTTGCTGGCCGACCGCGATCATATGGCGGACGTCTCGACGCCGTGGCGGTCGGCGTTCGTCCTCGATGCGGATCGCGAGGTCCAGTACGCCTTCGTCGCGGACGACTGGATCTCGCCGCTCCCCCGCGAGGAGATCGAGGCCGCCGTCGCGGAGCTGTAG
- a CDS encoding winged helix-turn-helix transcriptional regulator, translating into MTDTRQRIRAHVDDNAGVHFNELVRESAFAPGQIQYHIRRLLEDDRLVREEFYGRTHYYPPTYDEWERAALALFRRETAREIVVALAETDTAAPADIADDLGIARSTLEYHVDRLVAHDIVEKRYDDRNRVVLDLADPEATGRLLTTVTPTVPDRLVDRFTRLVDELLAGTGDSS; encoded by the coding sequence ATGACCGACACGCGACAACGAATTCGGGCACACGTCGACGACAACGCCGGCGTCCACTTCAACGAACTCGTCAGGGAGTCGGCGTTCGCGCCGGGACAGATACAGTACCACATCCGGCGGCTGCTCGAGGACGACCGGCTCGTTCGCGAGGAGTTCTACGGCCGGACCCACTACTATCCGCCGACCTACGACGAGTGGGAGCGGGCCGCGCTGGCACTGTTTCGCCGGGAGACGGCCCGCGAGATCGTCGTCGCGCTGGCGGAAACCGACACCGCCGCGCCGGCCGATATCGCCGACGACCTCGGGATCGCACGCAGCACCCTCGAGTACCACGTCGATCGGCTCGTCGCACACGACATCGTCGAGAAACGCTACGACGACCGGAACCGCGTCGTCCTCGACCTCGCCGATCCCGAGGCGACGGGACGGCTCCTGACGACGGTGACGCCGACGGTTCCCGATCGGCTCGTCGACCGGTTCACGCGGCTCGTCGACGAACTGCTTGCAGGGACCGGTGACTCGTCGTAG
- a CDS encoding HNH endonuclease has product MTARDWHADREAVFDRDARTCRHCGTADDTEALRAYPVGDVALEGEVHESALVTVCADCFGTLSDSPSAMPTGAEELFHHVRETTRIQGETISTVASFASVATALPGDLESALDDEGEDAALEESIAQYRRHRRDVLLAIAVVDARLERLAALDYDADEPAAADALEAFSETATDLQSALREVVTLSETVATGLDRCHGCFDALESGPTCDTCGLAVRETADWEDDDGTLAFDRLFATINDRLQEASATTETLTDRTTTLAERLTAA; this is encoded by the coding sequence GTGACTGCACGCGACTGGCACGCCGACCGGGAGGCCGTCTTCGACCGCGACGCGCGGACCTGTCGACACTGCGGGACTGCCGACGACACCGAGGCGCTCCGAGCCTACCCCGTCGGCGACGTGGCGCTCGAGGGGGAGGTCCACGAGAGCGCGCTCGTAACCGTCTGTGCGGACTGTTTCGGGACGCTGTCGGACTCGCCGTCCGCGATGCCGACCGGCGCCGAGGAGCTGTTTCACCACGTCCGCGAGACGACCCGCATCCAGGGAGAGACGATCTCGACGGTCGCCTCGTTCGCCTCCGTCGCGACCGCGCTCCCCGGCGACCTCGAGTCCGCACTCGACGACGAGGGGGAGGACGCCGCCCTCGAGGAATCGATCGCACAGTACCGGCGACACCGACGCGACGTGTTGCTCGCGATCGCCGTCGTCGACGCCCGCCTCGAGCGACTGGCCGCACTCGACTACGACGCCGACGAGCCGGCGGCCGCGGACGCCCTCGAGGCGTTTTCCGAGACCGCGACCGACCTCCAGTCGGCGCTTCGCGAGGTCGTGACACTGAGCGAAACCGTCGCGACCGGGCTCGATCGCTGTCACGGCTGTTTCGACGCCCTCGAGTCGGGGCCGACCTGTGACACCTGCGGGCTCGCGGTCCGCGAGACGGCCGACTGGGAGGACGACGACGGGACCCTCGCGTTCGACCGGCTGTTCGCGACGATCAACGACCGCCTGCAGGAAGCCTCGGCGACGACGGAAACGCTGACCGATCGGACGACGACGCTGGCCGAACGGCTAACGGCGGCGTAG